The following are from one region of the Muntiacus reevesi chromosome 3, mMunRee1.1, whole genome shotgun sequence genome:
- the MYCN gene encoding N-myc proto-oncogene protein — protein sequence MPSCTASTMPGMICKNPDLEFDSLQPCFYPDEDDFYFGGPDSTPPGEDIWKKFELLPTPPLSPSRAFPEHSPEPPNWATEMLLPEADLWGNPAEEDAFGLGGLGGLTTNPVILQDCMWSGFSAREKLERAVSEKLQHGRPPAAGPAAPAPGAPSPPGRGHGAAASGPGRPGAALPAELAHPAAECVDPAVVFPFPVNKREPAPVPASPAGGPAASAAIASGAGAAAPVAAPVVALPRTGGRLASASDHKALSTSGEDTLSDSDDEDEEEEDEEEEIDVVTVEKRRSSSSSKAVTTFTITVRPKSAALGPGRAASGELILKRCVPIHQQHNYAAPSPYVESEEAPPQKKIKSEASPRPLKSVPPPKAKSLSPRNSDSEDSERRRNHNILERQRRNDLRSSFLTLRDHVPELVKNEKAAKVVILKKATEYVHSLQAEEHQLLLEKEKLQARQQQLLKKIEHARTC from the exons ATGCCGAGCTGCACCGCGTCCACCATGCCGGGCATGATCTGCAAGAACCCAGACCTCGAGTTTGACTCGCTGCAGCCCTGCTTCTACCCGGACGAAGATGACTTCTACTTCGGCGGCCCCGACTCGACCCCCCCGGGGGAGGACATCTGGAAGAAGTTTGAGCTGTTGCCCACGCCCCCGCTGTCGCCCAGCCGTGCCTTCCCGGAGCACAGCCCCGAGCCCCCGAACTGGGCCACCGAGATGCTGCTGCCCGAGGCCGACCTGTGGGGCAACCCGGCCGAGGAGGACGCGTTCGGCCTGGGGGGTCTGGGCGGTCTCACCACCAACCCGGTCATCCTCCAGGACTGCATGTGGAGCGGCTTCTCGGCCCGCGAGAAGCTGGAGCGCGCCGTGAGCGAGAAGCTTCAGCACGGCCGGCCGCCCGCCGCGGGGCCAGCCGCCCCGGCCCCGGGCGCCCCCAGCCCCCCGGGTCGCGGGCACGGCGCCGCAGCCTCGGGGCCGGGCCGCCCCGGGGCCGCCCTGCCCGCCGAGCTCGCCCACCCGGCCGCTGAGTGCGTGGATCCCGCCGTGGTCTTCCCGTTCCCGGTGAACAAGCGCGAACCCGCGCCCGTGCCCGCCTCCCCGGCCGGTGGCCCGGCGGCAAGCGCCGCGATCGCTTCGGGGGCGGGCGCTGCAGCCCCGGTGGCGGCCCCGGTAGTCGCCCTTCCGCGCACCGGCGGCCGCCTGGCCAGCGCCAGCGACCACAAGGCCCTCAGCACCTCCGGAGAGGACACCCTGAGCGACTCAG ATGATGaagatgaggaagaggaagatgaagaggaggagatCGACGTGGTGACCGTGGAGAAGCGGCGATCGTCCTCCAGCAGCAAGGCTGTCACCACCTTCACCATCACCGTGCGTCCCAAGAGCgcagccctgggccctgggagggCTGCGTCAGGGGAGCTGATCCTCAAACGCTGTGTCCCCATCCACCAACAGCACAACTATGCTGCCCCATCGCCCTACGTGGAGAGCGAGGAGGCGCCCCCCCAGAAGAAGATCAAGAGCGAAGCTTCCCCACGGCCCCTCAAGAGCGTCCCCCCACCCAAGGCTAAGAGCTTGAGCCCCCGCAACTCTGACTCGGAGGACAGCGAGCGCCGTCGGAACCACAACATCCTGGAGCGCCAGCGCCGCAACGACCTGCGGTCCAGCTTTCTCACGCTCAGGGACCACGTGCCAGAGCTGGTGAAGAACGAGAAGGCCGCCAAAGTGGTCATCTTGAAAAAGGCCACCGAGTACGTCCACTCCCTCCAGGCTGAGGAGCATCAGCTtctgctggagaaggagaagCTGCAGGCCAGACAGCAGCAGTTgctaaagaaaattgagcacgcTCGGACTTGCTGA